Proteins encoded by one window of Clostridium cagae:
- a CDS encoding permease encodes MKSKKNRNFLIIVFIIFLSIIGLYKLDMYDKNIMEKFLSTFIDIMMDSTPFIVLGAIISGVMQIYISNETIRKCIPKNNIVGYFGAALIGLIFPICECAIIPITRALIKKGVPLGFAMTFMMAVPLINPIVIMSTYTAFNDNISMVIARTVGGFVGAILIGVIMTLLQGRRQYLLMDRLIDNKSYCNCGCNDNGIMQCDGNKFKLLLEHSIKEFLDIMKYLIIGAFLATAFQVLVPTSIFDNISNGKMLSIIFMMLLSFLLSLCSEVDAFIGKNLLNQYPFCGVVAFLIFGAMLDMKNLIMLFGTFRREFVIKLSITIVSVVILVSSVFLLAGL; translated from the coding sequence GTGAAAAGTAAAAAAAATAGAAATTTTTTAATAATAGTATTTATCATATTTCTAAGTATTATAGGGCTATATAAATTGGATATGTATGATAAAAATATAATGGAAAAATTTCTTAGTACATTTATAGACATAATGATGGATTCAACTCCTTTTATTGTTTTAGGAGCTATAATTTCAGGTGTGATGCAAATATATATATCAAATGAAACTATACGTAAGTGCATTCCTAAAAATAATATTGTAGGATATTTTGGTGCAGCATTAATAGGTCTTATCTTTCCAATATGTGAATGTGCAATAATTCCTATAACAAGAGCCTTAATTAAAAAAGGAGTACCTCTTGGATTTGCAATGACATTTATGATGGCAGTGCCTTTAATAAATCCCATTGTAATAATGTCAACATATACAGCGTTTAATGATAACATATCTATGGTAATAGCAAGAACTGTTGGGGGATTTGTTGGAGCAATCCTTATAGGAGTTATAATGACCTTGCTTCAAGGCAGAAGACAATATTTATTGATGGATAGATTAATAGATAATAAATCATATTGTAATTGTGGATGTAATGATAATGGAATAATGCAATGTGATGGAAATAAGTTTAAATTACTTTTAGAGCATTCTATAAAAGAATTTTTAGATATTATGAAGTACCTTATAATTGGAGCATTTTTGGCAACGGCATTTCAAGTATTAGTTCCAACCAGTATTTTTGATAATATATCAAATGGAAAGATGCTATCTATAATATTTATGATGTTGCTTTCATTTCTTTTATCCTTATGTTCAGAAGTGGATGCGTTTATTGGTAAAAATTTATTAAATCAATATCCTTTTTGTGGTGTAGTAGCATTTCTAATATTTGGAGCTATGTTAGACATGAAAAATCTAATTATGTTATTTGGAACATTTAGAAGGGAATTTGTAATAAAATTATCTATTACAATAGTATCAGTTGTTATATTAGTTTCAAGCGTATTTTTATTGGCAGGATTATAA
- a CDS encoding TIR domain-containing protein, protein MADEIKNIFVSHQHNDADKIESFKKLIGKHGIDMRDSSIYENKLKNNATNEQYIKQELIKPQMKWAGTVVVLIGKDTAKSDYVNWEIKTAAEMGKRIVGVYLQGSKEEDIPAELIENGNNLVGWNGKKIVDAINGEDLEWENPDGSPRSNNPMDLPRYQC, encoded by the coding sequence ATGGCAGATGAAATAAAAAATATTTTTGTGTCACATCAACATAATGATGCAGACAAAATCGAGTCATTTAAGAAATTAATAGGTAAACATGGGATTGATATGAGAGACAGTTCTATTTATGAAAATAAACTAAAAAACAATGCAACTAATGAGCAGTATATCAAACAAGAATTGATAAAACCGCAAATGAAATGGGCGGGAACAGTAGTTGTTCTGATAGGTAAAGATACAGCGAAAAGTGATTATGTAAATTGGGAAATAAAGACAGCTGCAGAAATGGGAAAAAGAATTGTAGGAGTATATTTACAAGGATCAAAAGAGGAAGATATTCCTGCAGAACTAATTGAAAATGGAAATAACTTAGTCGGGTGGAATGGTAAAAAAATTGTAGATGCGATAAATGGAGAAGATTTAGAATGGGAAAATCCTGATGGTAGTCCTAGAAGTAACAATCCAATGGATTTACCGAGATATCAGTGTTGA
- the map gene encoding type I methionyl aminopeptidase has product MFSNRNAKCWCGSGLKYKRCHLEFDEKLESLRLKGEIVPPREVIKSSEDIEGIRKSSEVNNGVLDLVASKIKAGMSTLDIDKLVYDYTVEHSAIPAPLNFEGFPKSVCTSINNEVCHGIPDEKIILKDGDIVNVDVSTILNGYYSDASRMFMIGEVSEDAKKLVEVAKECMEAGIKAIKPWGHLGDIGAACQEVAHKNGYTIVRALGGHGVGNQFHEEPFVPHIGEKGTDMILVPGMVLTVEPMVNAGGYDVYVDAENEWTIYTEDDSLSAQWEHTVLITETGVEILAK; this is encoded by the coding sequence ATGTTTTCAAATAGAAACGCAAAATGCTGGTGTGGCAGCGGATTAAAATATAAGAGATGCCATTTAGAGTTTGATGAAAAGTTAGAAAGTTTAAGATTAAAAGGTGAAATAGTTCCACCAAGAGAAGTAATAAAGAGTTCAGAAGACATAGAAGGAATAAGAAAGAGCTCAGAAGTTAACAATGGAGTTTTAGATTTAGTTGCAAGTAAGATAAAGGCAGGAATGTCTACTTTAGATATAGATAAATTGGTTTATGACTATACAGTGGAGCATAGTGCTATACCTGCACCTTTAAATTTTGAAGGATTCCCTAAAAGTGTATGTACTTCTATCAATAATGAAGTATGTCATGGTATACCAGATGAAAAGATAATACTTAAAGATGGAGATATCGTAAATGTAGATGTATCAACAATTCTTAATGGATATTATTCAGATGCATCAAGAATGTTTATGATAGGTGAAGTTAGTGAAGATGCTAAGAAATTAGTTGAAGTAGCTAAAGAATGTATGGAAGCTGGAATAAAAGCAATAAAACCATGGGGTCACTTAGGTGATATTGGAGCTGCTTGTCAAGAAGTAGCACATAAGAATGGTTACACAATTGTTAGAGCTTTAGGTGGTCATGGAGTAGGAAATCAATTCCATGAAGAACCTTTTGTACCTCATATCGGTGAAAAGGGTACAGATATGATTTTAGTACCAGGAATGGTATTAACAGTAGAACCAATGGTTAATGCTGGTGGATATGATGTATATGTAGATGCAGAAAACGAATGGACTATATATACAGAAGATGACTCATTATCAGCTCAATGGGAACATACAGTTTTAATAACTGAAACTGGAGTTGAAATATTAGCTAAATAA
- a CDS encoding DEAD/DEAH box helicase: MTKSLNDLNLSSDIINALEKQNITVPTEIQSLVINEALENKDIIGESFTGSGKTLAYLLPIFERINTETKDIQAIILAPTHELVMQIEAQIKLLSDNSGINVKSLGIIGDVNINNQIKKLKEVKPHIIVGSTGRVLDLIRKKKITAHTIKTIVIDEVDNLLDPKRAQIVKDIIKTTMRDRQLMAFSASITPEIVDSLKELMKDPLIVKSQGKSSINPNISHVYVKCDRRDKFEVLRKIIAAEDPKRALIFVNDNKDIELTSLKLNYHNRECFAMSGSISKEERKNAIDSFKTGKIKILVSSDVSSRGLDITDITHVFNLDLPLKLDEYLHRSGRTARGNAKGTSICIVTDKQMNIIKKYEKAFDVEFQEKIISNGILKNKDK; the protein is encoded by the coding sequence ATGACAAAATCATTAAACGATTTAAATTTAAGTTCAGATATAATAAATGCATTAGAAAAGCAAAATATAACTGTTCCAACTGAAATTCAAAGTTTAGTTATAAATGAAGCTTTAGAAAATAAAGATATAATTGGAGAATCATTTACTGGAAGTGGTAAAACTTTAGCGTACCTTCTTCCTATATTTGAAAGAATAAATACTGAAACTAAAGATATTCAAGCAATAATTTTAGCACCAACTCATGAATTAGTTATGCAAATAGAGGCTCAAATTAAATTGCTTTCAGATAACTCTGGAATAAATGTTAAATCACTTGGAATAATCGGTGATGTTAATATAAATAATCAAATTAAAAAGCTTAAAGAAGTTAAGCCTCATATAATAGTTGGATCAACTGGTAGAGTTCTTGATCTTATAAGAAAGAAAAAGATCACTGCTCATACTATAAAAACTATTGTCATTGATGAAGTTGATAATTTATTAGATCCAAAGAGAGCTCAAATTGTTAAAGATATAATTAAAACAACTATGAGAGATAGACAATTAATGGCCTTTTCTGCTTCTATTACTCCTGAAATAGTTGATTCATTAAAGGAATTAATGAAAGATCCATTAATAGTTAAATCACAAGGTAAATCTTCAATTAACCCTAACATTTCGCATGTATATGTAAAATGCGATAGAAGAGATAAATTTGAAGTACTTAGAAAAATAATAGCAGCTGAAGATCCAAAAAGAGCATTAATATTTGTTAATGATAATAAAGATATTGAATTAACATCTTTAAAACTTAATTATCATAATAGAGAATGTTTTGCTATGAGCGGAAGTATTTCTAAAGAAGAAAGAAAAAATGCTATTGATAGCTTTAAAACAGGTAAAATCAAAATATTAGTTTCTTCAGATGTATCTTCTAGAGGTCTTGATATTACTGATATTACTCATGTATTTAATTTAGATCTTCCATTGAAACTTGATGAATACTTACATAGATCTGGTAGAACTGCTAGAGGTAATGCAAAAGGTACTTCTATCTGTATAGTTACTGATAAACAAATGAACATAATAAAAAAATATGAAAAAGCATTTGATGTAGAATTCCAAGAAAAAATTATTTCTAATGGAATACTTAAAAATAAAGATAAGTAA
- a CDS encoding DMT family transporter, with product MNNKNLLLNFLAFFTIVVWGTTFVSTKVLLSTFTPAEIMFLRFSIAYIMLLLIHPKFHKITSLKEEALFLLAGITGGSLYFLTENSALIYSLTSNVALILATAPILTAFMAHFFSKEEALNKNLFIGFIIAILGIFLVIFNGNFILKLNPLGDILALSAALCWATYSVTLKKISGKYNYIYITRKVFFYALLTILPFILCSSDSNINTMSLSQPKIVFNLLFLGVIASGICYVVWNYTVDNLGIIKTNNYIYLIPTVTMIASFFVLNESITLYSTFGAILVLLGVYVSENGFKLLKFKQSLH from the coding sequence ATGAATAATAAAAATTTATTATTAAACTTTTTAGCATTTTTTACAATAGTAGTTTGGGGTACTACATTTGTATCTACTAAAGTATTACTTAGCACTTTCACTCCAGCTGAAATAATGTTTCTTAGATTTTCAATAGCATACATTATGCTTTTACTAATTCATCCTAAATTTCACAAAATAACATCATTAAAAGAAGAAGCTTTATTTTTACTTGCTGGAATCACTGGAGGATCTTTGTATTTTCTTACTGAAAATTCTGCATTAATTTATTCTCTTACATCTAATGTAGCATTAATTCTTGCCACAGCTCCAATTTTAACAGCATTTATGGCACATTTTTTTTCTAAAGAAGAAGCTTTAAATAAGAACTTATTTATTGGATTTATAATTGCAATTTTAGGTATATTTTTAGTTATCTTTAATGGAAATTTTATATTAAAATTAAATCCACTTGGAGATATTTTAGCTTTATCTGCTGCATTATGTTGGGCTACTTATTCGGTAACATTAAAGAAAATTAGTGGTAAATATAACTACATATATATAACTAGAAAAGTATTTTTTTATGCATTACTAACTATATTACCATTTATATTATGTTCATCAGATAGTAATATAAATACCATGTCATTATCACAACCAAAAATAGTATTTAATTTATTATTTCTAGGGGTAATCGCATCTGGCATTTGTTATGTTGTTTGGAATTATACAGTTGATAATTTGGGAATTATTAAAACTAATAATTACATTTATTTAATACCAACTGTTACAATGATAGCTTCTTTCTTTGTATTAAATGAAAGTATTACTTTATACTCTACCTTTGGTGCAATATTAGTATTACTTGGAGTTTATGTTTCAGAAAATGGATTTAAACTACTTAAATTTAAACAAAGCTTACATTAA
- a CDS encoding GTP-binding protein, with translation MVSKIDIFSGFLGAGKTMLIKSLLANKVYDENTVIIENEFGEVGIDGSILRERNIEIKEINSGCICCQVTGNFIESVLEIIEKYNPKNIIIEPSGVAKLSEILNILNKDEYKEKFSINRIITVIDAQRYDMYLNNFDEFYKDQIKKAKVLVFSRTELVSKEELESVISSIRKINSNAKIVSKSLLDMDIKEINKIVGVDDKALYNKNEFIISKIVKHASFRKEHNHCAKDVFESYPIDLNSKTSEEELESKFKIIEKNKEYGNVIRAKGIVEVINGEYYQFDYVPNEFQGRKIKWANKKVISIIGSNLNKKELIRLFS, from the coding sequence ATGGTAAGTAAAATAGATATATTTTCAGGGTTTTTAGGAGCAGGTAAAACAATGCTTATTAAAAGTTTGTTAGCTAACAAAGTTTATGATGAAAATACAGTAATAATAGAAAATGAATTTGGTGAAGTTGGAATAGATGGAAGTATATTAAGAGAAAGAAATATAGAAATAAAAGAAATAAATTCAGGTTGTATTTGCTGCCAAGTGACAGGTAATTTTATAGAATCTGTATTAGAAATAATAGAAAAATATAATCCTAAAAATATTATAATTGAACCTTCAGGTGTGGCAAAATTAAGTGAAATATTAAATATCTTAAATAAAGATGAATACAAAGAAAAGTTTTCAATAAATAGGATAATTACAGTGATAGATGCTCAAAGGTATGATATGTATTTAAATAATTTTGATGAATTCTATAAGGATCAAATAAAAAAAGCAAAAGTGTTAGTCTTTAGTAGAACAGAATTAGTAAGTAAAGAAGAGTTAGAAAGTGTAATTAGCTCTATTAGGAAGATAAATAGCAATGCAAAAATAGTAAGCAAGTCTTTATTAGATATGGATATAAAAGAAATAAATAAAATAGTAGGTGTTGATGACAAAGCATTATATAACAAAAATGAATTTATAATAAGTAAAATAGTTAAACATGCTTCTTTTAGAAAAGAACATAATCATTGTGCAAAGGATGTTTTTGAAAGCTATCCTATAGATTTGAATAGTAAAACTAGTGAAGAAGAGCTAGAGAGTAAATTTAAAATAATTGAAAAAAACAAAGAATATGGAAATGTAATAAGAGCTAAGGGTATTGTTGAAGTTATAAATGGTGAATATTATCAATTTGATTATGTACCAAATGAATTTCAAGGTAGAAAAATAAAATGGGCTAATAAAAAAGTTATTTCTATAATAGGAAGCAATTTAAATAAAAAAGAATTAATTCGTTTATTTAGTTAA
- a CDS encoding dTMP kinase, translating into MRSRIYVFEGIDNVGKTTIIKELKGRICKEMGYECEIVAFPGNEERTLGGFVYDIHHNEKRYIDYSINDASLQLLHVASHIDLIQRKLMEKYSSSKIIMMDRFWWSTYAYGLSGGLKSNVVSAILAPELICWEKINVNKIFLIERKDREKDYEADKDILIMQNYRDLARKNPKCQIINNDGSLEETTNMIFNEIMGESSL; encoded by the coding sequence TTGCGTTCGAGGATATACGTTTTTGAAGGAATTGATAATGTTGGAAAGACAACAATTATTAAAGAATTGAAAGGAAGAATATGCAAAGAAATGGGTTATGAATGTGAAATAGTTGCGTTCCCAGGAAATGAAGAAAGAACATTAGGTGGATTTGTTTATGATATACATCATAATGAGAAAAGGTATATTGATTACTCCATTAATGATGCTAGCTTACAACTATTGCATGTTGCTTCACACATAGATCTAATTCAACGAAAGTTAATGGAGAAATATAGCTCTTCAAAAATTATTATGATGGATCGCTTTTGGTGGTCTACATACGCATATGGATTATCTGGAGGATTAAAAAGTAACGTTGTTAGTGCTATTTTAGCTCCAGAATTGATATGTTGGGAAAAAATTAACGTCAATAAAATATTTTTAATAGAACGTAAGGATAGAGAAAAGGATTATGAAGCTGATAAGGATATTCTGATTATGCAAAATTATAGAGATCTTGCAAGAAAAAATCCAAAGTGTCAAATAATAAATAACGACGGAAGTTTGGAAGAAACGACAAACATGATATTTAACGAGATTATGGGAGAATCATCTTTATGA
- a CDS encoding GTP-binding protein, whose product MKIQVEIVTGFLGAGKTSFINSLIKESYVKGEKIIVIQLENGEEKISDEVSNCGLVTIYKQSDLKKLNEDMIALIREYSPNRIIIEFNGTYNLEDLFKIIDKKIYKNSMSLDRIYFIGDTRNLKSYVQNMGNFLVPFIELSNLIILNNTKNCNKEDIENTKNMLNNINPSAYILEAENRESFNSLLRGSEILDNIFFKKIKVKINNSSKYLRRKESEK is encoded by the coding sequence ATGAAAATTCAGGTTGAAATAGTTACAGGATTTTTAGGTGCTGGAAAAACAAGTTTTATAAATTCTTTGATAAAAGAAAGTTATGTAAAAGGTGAAAAAATAATAGTAATACAATTAGAAAATGGAGAAGAGAAGATATCAGATGAAGTTTCGAATTGTGGTTTAGTAACAATTTATAAACAAAGTGATTTAAAAAAACTAAATGAAGATATGATTGCTTTAATAAGAGAGTATTCTCCTAATCGAATAATAATTGAATTTAATGGAACTTATAATTTAGAAGATTTATTTAAAATAATAGATAAAAAGATATATAAAAACAGCATGAGTTTAGACAGGATATATTTTATTGGTGATACTAGAAATTTAAAATCATATGTGCAAAATATGGGCAATTTTTTGGTTCCATTTATTGAACTTTCAAATTTGATTATTTTAAATAATACTAAAAATTGCAATAAAGAAGATATAGAAAATACTAAAAATATGTTAAACAATATAAATCCATCAGCGTATATATTAGAGGCTGAAAATAGGGAATCATTTAATTCATTGCTTAGAGGAAGTGAAATATTAGATAATATTTTTTTTAAAAAGATAAAAGTTAAGATAAATAATTCCTCAAAATATTTAAGGAGAAAAGAAAGTGAAAAGTAA
- a CDS encoding toll/interleukin-1 receptor domain-containing protein: protein MRMIFCKPELTMRNLESAGIFYSECKEILDTYVANKLYISSVFQINQLLTEEPDKNDILIFFNSENGIYNEGISKLVNKYYDAQSRIWPIAMENNAECRRPPSPVSAKQSFDFYCRNENRNPMKNNMKAIAQIFARKIISQTLSPLYRDEVLYFISHRRIDGENIAARLADELKSLTRERNVYRDVVNVEVGNDTQEDIDENLELSDVVIFLQTKESQNSSYIMKELCYAIINDIPILWIQIDNASYSEMGIRPGEAPVLSYSSEEFFNRERLLEIVDEIEVKCFQLMMNTSNQVFSYIEYFNDMSNSNKIKLVSDKSSILAYQVQYEEKTRDLYDLRIRNHYVQCFGRNPKPQDIQQFREKVIKEKIYENHDRLFLLSNHGRRDKQIGDAKLSEENFDDYLMNIENVSGGKRRKLEKRIILSGAFPDCDEIYKNSLLEAVVVYSREIIKRGYILVFGAHPTFQKLIFDIGKVYASDIKYSIEMHMDKAYLGSYNLQELQEKCTLVLSDGLQEMRENMICKEKSEMLICLGGKVKEDKTQQGVDIEVELAKSVGIPVALVGTVGGRSSEYAFEMITESNLDELNSWDTSLNESLFYNVNHRVMVKRLLDLTEGENEIE, encoded by the coding sequence ATGAGGATGATTTTTTGTAAGCCAGAGTTGACCATGAGAAATTTAGAATCAGCAGGTATTTTTTATTCAGAATGCAAGGAAATATTAGATACTTATGTGGCTAATAAGTTATATATTTCATCTGTTTTTCAGATTAATCAATTGTTGACAGAAGAACCAGACAAAAATGATATTTTGATATTCTTTAATTCAGAGAATGGTATTTATAATGAAGGAATTAGTAAACTAGTTAACAAATATTATGACGCTCAAAGTAGAATATGGCCAATCGCAATGGAAAATAATGCAGAATGTAGACGTCCACCAAGTCCGGTATCTGCTAAACAAAGTTTTGATTTCTATTGTCGAAATGAAAATAGAAATCCAATGAAGAATAATATGAAGGCAATTGCTCAAATTTTTGCAAGAAAAATTATTTCACAGACACTTTCACCACTGTATAGAGATGAGGTTCTATATTTTATTAGTCATCGAAGAATTGACGGAGAGAATATTGCAGCAAGGCTAGCAGATGAATTGAAAAGTCTAACAAGAGAAAGAAATGTTTATCGCGACGTTGTTAATGTAGAAGTTGGAAATGATACGCAAGAAGATATTGATGAAAACTTGGAATTAAGTGATGTGGTGATTTTTTTGCAGACAAAAGAATCACAAAATTCTTCATATATAATGAAAGAACTATGCTACGCAATTATTAATGATATTCCAATTCTATGGATTCAAATTGATAATGCTTCATATTCCGAAATGGGAATTCGTCCAGGTGAAGCACCAGTACTAAGTTACTCTAGTGAAGAATTTTTTAACAGAGAGAGGTTATTAGAAATAGTTGATGAGATTGAGGTGAAGTGCTTTCAGTTAATGATGAATACATCAAATCAAGTATTCTCTTATATTGAATACTTTAATGACATGAGTAACTCAAACAAAATAAAATTAGTAAGTGATAAGTCATCAATTCTTGCATATCAGGTTCAGTATGAAGAGAAAACAAGAGACTTGTACGATTTGAGAATAAGGAATCATTATGTTCAATGTTTTGGAAGAAATCCCAAGCCTCAAGATATTCAGCAATTTAGGGAAAAGGTTATAAAAGAAAAAATATATGAAAACCATGATAGGTTGTTTCTATTATCTAATCATGGAAGACGTGACAAGCAAATAGGTGATGCAAAATTATCAGAAGAAAATTTTGATGATTATTTAATGAATATTGAAAATGTAAGTGGAGGCAAGAGGCGTAAGCTAGAGAAGAGGATTATCTTATCAGGAGCATTTCCGGATTGTGACGAAATATATAAAAATTCGTTATTAGAAGCAGTTGTAGTCTATTCGAGAGAAATAATTAAGCGTGGATATATATTGGTTTTTGGAGCGCATCCTACATTTCAAAAGCTTATTTTTGATATTGGAAAAGTGTATGCATCAGATATCAAATACTCTATTGAAATGCATATGGACAAAGCTTATTTAGGATCTTATAATCTCCAAGAACTTCAAGAAAAATGTACACTTGTATTATCTGATGGATTACAAGAAATGCGGGAAAACATGATTTGTAAAGAAAAAAGTGAAATGCTAATTTGTCTTGGAGGAAAAGTTAAAGAAGATAAAACACAACAGGGTGTTGACATTGAAGTAGAATTAGCGAAATCAGTGGGCATACCAGTTGCATTGGTTGGAACCGTTGGTGGACGTTCAAGCGAGTATGCATTTGAAATGATTACAGAAAGTAATTTGGATGAATTAAATTCTTGGGATACATCACTAAATGAAAGTTTGTTTTATAATGTTAATCATAGAGTAATGGTAAAACGTTTATTAGATTTAACAGAAGGGGAGAATGAGATTGAATGA
- a CDS encoding DEAD/DEAH box helicase: MSKEFNKFELSGELLKAIDNLGYKTPSEVQEKAIPEILRNKDLVVKSQTGSGKTASFGIPLCEKIDWDENKPQVLVLAPTRELAVQISEDISNIGRYKRINCVPIFGKQSIMDQERKLKQKTHIVVGTPGRVLDHIDRGSLDVSKINYFVIDEADEMLNMGFIKQVEAIIRRIPKNRVTLLFSATIPDEIKNLCDKHMNRPIDIAIKSQNLTSDNVSHYAYHVGYNQKLDLLNNILISEMPETSVIFCRTKENVDTVHEYLNKKGYSTNKIHGGMMQKDRLDTMEQFRRGDFRTLVATDIASRGIDIEGITHVINYDIPVEKEAYVHRIGRTGRAGAKGVALTFCKDSGDRYLNEIEEYIGFKLEVKDLPSKEDIIKSTEKAMEVLKSKPKKKKEKSNAVNKDIMKIYLNGGKKKKIRAGDIVGAVTKIPGVTGEDIGIIDVQDIASYVDILNGKGKAVINGLKTATIKGKKLKCDRARG; encoded by the coding sequence ATGAGCAAAGAATTTAATAAATTTGAATTAAGTGGTGAATTGTTAAAAGCAATAGATAATTTAGGATATAAGACTCCATCAGAGGTTCAAGAGAAAGCAATACCAGAAATACTTAGAAATAAAGATTTAGTTGTAAAATCTCAAACAGGAAGTGGAAAGACTGCGTCTTTTGGTATTCCATTATGTGAAAAAATAGACTGGGATGAAAATAAACCTCAAGTGTTGGTATTAGCACCAACAAGGGAATTAGCAGTTCAAATTAGTGAAGATATATCTAATATAGGAAGATATAAAAGAATTAATTGTGTACCTATCTTTGGAAAGCAATCAATAATGGATCAAGAAAGAAAATTAAAGCAAAAAACACATATAGTTGTTGGTACTCCAGGTAGAGTATTAGATCATATAGATAGAGGAAGCCTTGATGTGTCAAAGATAAACTATTTTGTTATAGATGAAGCAGATGAAATGCTTAATATGGGATTCATAAAACAAGTAGAAGCCATAATAAGAAGAATACCAAAGAATAGAGTAACATTATTATTTTCTGCAACTATACCTGATGAAATAAAAAACTTATGTGACAAACATATGAATAGACCAATTGATATAGCAATTAAATCTCAAAATTTAACAAGCGATAATGTAAGTCACTATGCTTACCATGTAGGATATAATCAAAAACTAGATCTATTAAATAATATACTTATATCTGAAATGCCAGAAACTTCAGTTATATTTTGTAGAACAAAAGAAAATGTTGATACAGTACATGAATATTTAAATAAAAAGGGCTATTCAACTAATAAGATACATGGTGGAATGATGCAAAAAGACAGACTTGACACTATGGAGCAATTTAGAAGAGGTGACTTTAGAACTTTAGTGGCAACAGATATAGCTTCAAGAGGTATAGATATAGAAGGAATTACTCATGTTATAAACTATGATATTCCAGTTGAAAAAGAAGCGTATGTACATAGAATAGGAAGAACAGGACGTGCAGGAGCTAAAGGAGTAGCTTTAACTTTTTGCAAAGATTCTGGAGATAGATATTTAAATGAAATTGAAGAATACATAGGTTTTAAACTAGAAGTTAAAGATCTTCCAAGCAAAGAAGACATAATTAAAAGCACAGAAAAAGCAATGGAAGTATTAAAAAGCAAACCAAAGAAGAAAAAGGAAAAGAGTAATGCTGTAAATAAAGATATAATGAAGATATATCTAAATGGTGGTAAGAAAAAGAAAATTCGTGCAGGGGATATAGTTGGAGCAGTAACTAAAATACCAGGAGTAACTGGTGAAGACATTGGAATAATAGATGTTCAAGATATAGCTTCATATGTAGATATATTAAATGGAAAAGGTAAAGCTGTAATAAATGGACTAAAGACAGCTACTATTAAAGGTAAAAAGCTTAAATGCGATAGAGCAAGAGGTTGA
- a CDS encoding bacteriohemerythrin, translating into MIKWDNSYNIGIETIDEQHKYLFKLCRNLEILLETPNAIYKVDDALKIICDFRNYITYHFYYEEMYFSMVRYNYLADHIAEHKEFKKKILDINVSNFYKENYDELQTLINFLYGWIFEHITKKDINLKTLVE; encoded by the coding sequence ATGATAAAATGGGACAATAGCTATAATATCGGCATTGAAACTATAGATGAGCAACACAAATATTTATTTAAACTATGTAGAAATTTAGAAATCCTACTTGAAACTCCAAATGCAATTTATAAAGTAGATGATGCACTTAAAATTATATGTGATTTTAGAAATTATATAACTTATCATTTCTATTATGAAGAGATGTACTTTAGCATGGTACGTTATAATTACCTAGCAGATCATATTGCTGAGCATAAAGAATTTAAGAAGAAAATCTTAGATATTAATGTATCCAATTTTTATAAAGAAAACTACGATGAATTGCAAACATTAATTAATTTTTTATATGGTTGGATTTTTGAGCATATAACTAAGAAAGATATCAATTTAAAAACTTTAGTTGAGTAA